The Lycium barbarum isolate Lr01 chromosome 9, ASM1917538v2, whole genome shotgun sequence genome has a segment encoding these proteins:
- the LOC132609450 gene encoding uncharacterized protein LOC132609450 isoform X2 → MKVAVVGAGISGLVCAYELAKAGVKVVLYEKEHYLGGHAKTVTVDGIDLDLGFMVFNRVTYPNMMEFFESLGFDMEVSDMSFSVSLDQGRGYEWGTRNGFSSLFAQRKNLLNPYFCQMIREIIRFKQDVKSYLEALDNNPDIDRNETLGQFIKSHGYSELFQKTYLIPICASIWTCPLAGVLGFPAYYILSFCHDHHLLQLFGLSQLLNVKWPSHINKVKEELEPRGCQIRTGCEVNFVSTNEEGCTIACNNGAKEVFDGCIMATHAPDTLKMLGKEATYDETRILGAFHYVHSDIFLHCDKTFLPRNPETWSACNFLRITNDRGCATYWLNIIQNLGDSKLPYLVTLDPPHTPEHTLLKWTTSHPAPSVAASKASCELHQIQGKRGIWFCGAYQGYGFHEDGLKAGVTAADGMLRRNCRILDNPKHMVPTWPETGARLLVTRFLKSFIQTGCIILLEEGGTIYTFQGTERKCCLKVSLRVHSTQFYWKVATRADLGIADAFIHGDISLVDKNEGLLNLFMIYVANRDLKASVKRGWWTPLLEPMYFVGYVSNQNTLTQARRNISRHYDLSNELFSLFLDETLTYSCAIFKSEDEDLKDAQLRKIYVLIRKAKISKKHHILEIGCGWGSFAVEVVKQTGCKYTGITLSEQQLQYAQLRVEQEGLQDRITFLLCDYRQMPNKDKYDRIISVGMIEHVGHDYIEEFFTCCESALAEDGLLVLQFFSIPDERYDSHRKSTDFMREYIFPGGCLPALSRIISGMAAASRLCVVHLEEIGIHYHQTLRCWRKNFLKNKSQIRALGFDDKFIRTWEYYFDYCAAGFKTRTFGDYQIVFSRPGNVATFADPYNGVPSA, encoded by the exons ATGAAAGTAGCAGTGGTGGGAGCAGGGATAAGTGGGCTGGTTTGTGCATATGAATTGGCAAAAGCTGGTGTCAAAGTTGTGCTTTACGAGAAGGAACATTATCTTGGTGGACATGCTAAGACTGTCACCGTTGATGGAATCGATCTTGACCTTGGTTTTATGGTCTTCAATCGA GTAACTTATCCAAACATGATGGAATTTTTTGAGAGCCTTGGATTTGATATGGAGGTCTCTGATATGTCATTCTCAGTGAGCTTAGACCAAGGCCGTGGTTACGAATGGGGTACCCGAAATGGATTCTCTAGTTTGTTTGCACAGAGGAAGAATTTGTTGAATCCATATTTTTGTCAAATGATTAGAGAAATTATCAGATTCAAGCAGGATGTCAAAAG TTACCTTGAAGCACTTGACAATAATCCTGACATTGATCGCAATGAAACATTAGGACAATTTATTAAGTCACATGGCTATTCGGAGCTATTTCAGAAGACTTATCTG ATTCCAATATGCGCTTCAATCTGGACCTGTCCCTTAGCAGGAGTATTGGGCTTTCCTGCTTATTACATTCTTTCATTCTGCCACGACCACCATCTTCTGCAG CTCTTTGGTCTCTCTCAATTGCTCAATGTAAAATGGCCATCGCATATAAACAAG GTCAAGGAGGAGCTGGAGCCGAGAGGCTGCCAAATAAGAACTGGTTGTGAAGTAAATTTTGTATCGACAAATGAAGAAG GTTGtaccatagcttgcaacaatggTGCCAAAGAAGTATTTGATGGATGCATAATGGCTACTCATGCTCCAGATACACTGAAGATGTTAGGAAAAGAGGCAACCTACGATGAAACAAGAATACTGGGTGCTTTCCATTATGTCCATAG TGATATTTTCCTTCATTGCGACAAGACATTCCTGCCTCGCAACCCAGAAACATGGAGTGCTTGTAACTTTCTTCGAATCACAAATGATAGAGGATGTGCGACATATTGGCTCAATATAATCCAG AATCTTGGCGACTCAAAGCTGCCTTATCTCGTAACCCTTGATCCTCCTCACACACCAGAGCATACGTTGCTTAAGTGGACAACAAGTCACCCAGCCCCCTCAGTTGCTGCATCAAAAGCTTCATGTGAGCTACATCAAATCCAAGGGAAGAGAGGAATATGGTTTTGTGGGGCATatcaag GCTATGGCTTCCATGAGGATGGACTAAAG GCGGGTGTGACTGCTGCAGATGGCATGCTTAGAAGGAATTGTCGTATTCTGGACAACCCTAAGCACATGGTACCAACCTGGCCTGAAACTGGAGCACGCCTCCTCGTTACTAGATTTCTCAAAAGTTTCATTCAAACAGGATGCATAAT CTTGTTAGAAGAAGGAGGCACAATTTACACCTTCCAAGGAACAGAGAGGAAATGCTGTCTCAAAGTTTCTCTTAGAGTTCATAGTACACAGTTTTACTGGAAA GTTGCAACTCGAGCTGACCTAGGCATTGCTGATGCTTTTATTCATGGGGATATCTCTTTAGTTGATAAGAATGAAGGTCTTCTTAATCTTTTCATG ATATATGTTGCCAATAGAGATTTGAAAGCATCTGTTAAAAG AGGCTGGTGGACACCATTGCTAGAACCAATGTATTTCGTTGGATATGTTTCAAATCAAAACACCCTGACTCAGGCTCGTCGCAATATCTCTCGTCATTATGACCTG AGTAATGAACTCTTCTCACTATTTCTGGATGAGACATTGACATACTCATGTGCAATTTTCAAG AGTGAGGACGAAGACCTAAAAGATGCACAGCTGAGGAAGATTTATGTTCTCATTAGAAAG GCAAAAATTAGCAAGAAACATCACATTTTAGAGATTGGATGTGGTTGGGGAAGTTTTGCTGTGGAAGTTGTTAAGCAAACAGGATGCAAATATACTGGTATAACTCTCTCCGAGCAGCAACTGCAGTATGCACAGTTGAGAGTTGAGCAAGAAGGCCTTCAG GATCGAATTACCTTTCTCCTATGTGACTATCGTCAAATGCCAAATAAGGACAAATATGACAGGATTATATCAGT TGGGATGATAGAACATGTCGGTCATGATTACATAGAGGAATTCTTTACTTGTTGTGAATCTGCATTGGCAGAAGATGGGCTTCTAGTTTTGCAg TTCTTTTCAATACCAGACGAGAGGTATGATAGTCACAGGAAGAGCACAGACTTCATGAGAGAGTATATATTCCCAGGTGGATGCTTGCCTGCACTAAGTCGAATAATATCAGGCATGGCTGCTGCATCCAGATTATG TGTAGTGCACCTGGAAGAGATAGGAATTCATTACCATCAGACGCTGAGATGTTGGCGAAAAAACTTCCTGAAAAACAAAAG CCAAATTCGTGCTTTGGGATTCGATGACAAGTTCATCAGGACATGGGAGTACTACTTTGACTATTGTGCTGCTGGATTCAAAACGCGCACATTTGGAGATTATCAG ATTGTATTTTCAAGGCCGGGCAATGTTGCAACATTTGCTGATCCTTACAATGGTGTGCCTTCAGCTTAA
- the LOC132609450 gene encoding uncharacterized protein LOC132609450 isoform X1: protein MKVAVVGAGISGLVCAYELAKAGVKVVLYEKEHYLGGHAKTVTVDGIDLDLGFMVFNRVTYPNMMEFFESLGFDMEVSDMSFSVSLDQGRGYEWGTRNGFSSLFAQRKNLLNPYFCQMIREIIRFKQDVKSYLEALDNNPDIDRNETLGQFIKSHGYSELFQKTYLIPICASIWTCPLAGVLGFPAYYILSFCHDHHLLQLFGLSQLLNVKWPSHINKVKEELEPRGCQIRTGCEVNFVSTNEEGCTIACNNGAKEVFDGCIMATHAPDTLKMLGKEATYDETRILGAFHYVHSDIFLHCDKTFLPRNPETWSACNFLRITNDRGCATYWLNIIQNLGDSKLPYLVTLDPPHTPEHTLLKWTTSHPAPSVAASKASCELHQIQGKRGIWFCGAYQGYGFHEDGLKAGVTAADGMLRRNCRILDNPKHMVPTWPETGARLLVTRFLKSFIQTGCIILLEEGGTIYTFQGTERKCCLKVSLRVHSTQFYWKVATRADLGIADAFIHGDISLVDKNEGLLNLFMIYVANRDLKASVKRSGSKRGWWTPLLEPMYFVGYVSNQNTLTQARRNISRHYDLSNELFSLFLDETLTYSCAIFKSEDEDLKDAQLRKIYVLIRKAKISKKHHILEIGCGWGSFAVEVVKQTGCKYTGITLSEQQLQYAQLRVEQEGLQDRITFLLCDYRQMPNKDKYDRIISVGMIEHVGHDYIEEFFTCCESALAEDGLLVLQFFSIPDERYDSHRKSTDFMREYIFPGGCLPALSRIISGMAAASRLCVVHLEEIGIHYHQTLRCWRKNFLKNKSQIRALGFDDKFIRTWEYYFDYCAAGFKTRTFGDYQIVFSRPGNVATFADPYNGVPSA from the exons ATGAAAGTAGCAGTGGTGGGAGCAGGGATAAGTGGGCTGGTTTGTGCATATGAATTGGCAAAAGCTGGTGTCAAAGTTGTGCTTTACGAGAAGGAACATTATCTTGGTGGACATGCTAAGACTGTCACCGTTGATGGAATCGATCTTGACCTTGGTTTTATGGTCTTCAATCGA GTAACTTATCCAAACATGATGGAATTTTTTGAGAGCCTTGGATTTGATATGGAGGTCTCTGATATGTCATTCTCAGTGAGCTTAGACCAAGGCCGTGGTTACGAATGGGGTACCCGAAATGGATTCTCTAGTTTGTTTGCACAGAGGAAGAATTTGTTGAATCCATATTTTTGTCAAATGATTAGAGAAATTATCAGATTCAAGCAGGATGTCAAAAG TTACCTTGAAGCACTTGACAATAATCCTGACATTGATCGCAATGAAACATTAGGACAATTTATTAAGTCACATGGCTATTCGGAGCTATTTCAGAAGACTTATCTG ATTCCAATATGCGCTTCAATCTGGACCTGTCCCTTAGCAGGAGTATTGGGCTTTCCTGCTTATTACATTCTTTCATTCTGCCACGACCACCATCTTCTGCAG CTCTTTGGTCTCTCTCAATTGCTCAATGTAAAATGGCCATCGCATATAAACAAG GTCAAGGAGGAGCTGGAGCCGAGAGGCTGCCAAATAAGAACTGGTTGTGAAGTAAATTTTGTATCGACAAATGAAGAAG GTTGtaccatagcttgcaacaatggTGCCAAAGAAGTATTTGATGGATGCATAATGGCTACTCATGCTCCAGATACACTGAAGATGTTAGGAAAAGAGGCAACCTACGATGAAACAAGAATACTGGGTGCTTTCCATTATGTCCATAG TGATATTTTCCTTCATTGCGACAAGACATTCCTGCCTCGCAACCCAGAAACATGGAGTGCTTGTAACTTTCTTCGAATCACAAATGATAGAGGATGTGCGACATATTGGCTCAATATAATCCAG AATCTTGGCGACTCAAAGCTGCCTTATCTCGTAACCCTTGATCCTCCTCACACACCAGAGCATACGTTGCTTAAGTGGACAACAAGTCACCCAGCCCCCTCAGTTGCTGCATCAAAAGCTTCATGTGAGCTACATCAAATCCAAGGGAAGAGAGGAATATGGTTTTGTGGGGCATatcaag GCTATGGCTTCCATGAGGATGGACTAAAG GCGGGTGTGACTGCTGCAGATGGCATGCTTAGAAGGAATTGTCGTATTCTGGACAACCCTAAGCACATGGTACCAACCTGGCCTGAAACTGGAGCACGCCTCCTCGTTACTAGATTTCTCAAAAGTTTCATTCAAACAGGATGCATAAT CTTGTTAGAAGAAGGAGGCACAATTTACACCTTCCAAGGAACAGAGAGGAAATGCTGTCTCAAAGTTTCTCTTAGAGTTCATAGTACACAGTTTTACTGGAAA GTTGCAACTCGAGCTGACCTAGGCATTGCTGATGCTTTTATTCATGGGGATATCTCTTTAGTTGATAAGAATGAAGGTCTTCTTAATCTTTTCATG ATATATGTTGCCAATAGAGATTTGAAAGCATCTGTTAAAAGGTCCGGCAGTAAACG AGGCTGGTGGACACCATTGCTAGAACCAATGTATTTCGTTGGATATGTTTCAAATCAAAACACCCTGACTCAGGCTCGTCGCAATATCTCTCGTCATTATGACCTG AGTAATGAACTCTTCTCACTATTTCTGGATGAGACATTGACATACTCATGTGCAATTTTCAAG AGTGAGGACGAAGACCTAAAAGATGCACAGCTGAGGAAGATTTATGTTCTCATTAGAAAG GCAAAAATTAGCAAGAAACATCACATTTTAGAGATTGGATGTGGTTGGGGAAGTTTTGCTGTGGAAGTTGTTAAGCAAACAGGATGCAAATATACTGGTATAACTCTCTCCGAGCAGCAACTGCAGTATGCACAGTTGAGAGTTGAGCAAGAAGGCCTTCAG GATCGAATTACCTTTCTCCTATGTGACTATCGTCAAATGCCAAATAAGGACAAATATGACAGGATTATATCAGT TGGGATGATAGAACATGTCGGTCATGATTACATAGAGGAATTCTTTACTTGTTGTGAATCTGCATTGGCAGAAGATGGGCTTCTAGTTTTGCAg TTCTTTTCAATACCAGACGAGAGGTATGATAGTCACAGGAAGAGCACAGACTTCATGAGAGAGTATATATTCCCAGGTGGATGCTTGCCTGCACTAAGTCGAATAATATCAGGCATGGCTGCTGCATCCAGATTATG TGTAGTGCACCTGGAAGAGATAGGAATTCATTACCATCAGACGCTGAGATGTTGGCGAAAAAACTTCCTGAAAAACAAAAG CCAAATTCGTGCTTTGGGATTCGATGACAAGTTCATCAGGACATGGGAGTACTACTTTGACTATTGTGCTGCTGGATTCAAAACGCGCACATTTGGAGATTATCAG ATTGTATTTTCAAGGCCGGGCAATGTTGCAACATTTGCTGATCCTTACAATGGTGTGCCTTCAGCTTAA